The genomic window TATGGCGGGCACCCCCCGGCTGAACTGGGAGAAGTCGGAGATGGTGATCACGTCGGCCTTCAACTCATGGCTGTGCTCGCGCATGAAACGGCCGAGGCTCGGGCTGCCGATTTCCTCCTCCCCCTCGACCAAAAACTTTACGTTGACCGGAAGATTCCCGGCAACGGCAAGAACGGCTTCGACAGCCTTCACGTACGTGAAGAACTGTCCCTTGTCATCGGTCGCTCCGCGGGCGTAGACGTAGCCGTCGCGAATGGAGGGCGAAAAAGGCGGGGTAAGCCACTCGTCGAGAGGCTCAGGCGGCTGAACGTCGTAGTGCCCGTAGACCAGCAGGGTGGGGGCCCCGGGAGCGTTGCAGTGCTGCGCGAAAACCACCGGATGACGTTCCGTCCGGTAGATCCTCGTTTCGAAGCCGATTCTTTGCAGGTGGTTGCCCACCCATTCGGCCGCCCTGCGGACGTCGGACGCGTGGTGGGTATAAGTGCTGACGCTGGGAATCTTGAGGAAGCCCAGGAGTTCTTCGACATAGCGCTGCCGGTTGGCGTCGATCTTGGCAAGCGTGGTCTGTAAAATCATTGCGGGTTCTCCTTTTGCAGGTTGGTTGGGTTCCTGCCGCCTCCCAACATACAAGATTTTCCGCGCCGCGCATACCCTTTCCGGGGCAGCGGCTTTTTCGGGACAAGACGGCTCGCCGATCGTTTTCCGTCATCCATTGAATGAAAATCGGTCGCCGCGCCGCTTCGCCTGAACGGATTCACCGCATGTTCCGCGCAACGCCAACGCACGATAGGGCTAGGCATGGACACGCCGTATGTAGTATATTTCCGATAAATCGCGTGGATGAAGCTCGAGTCGATTGCTCAAGGCCGGCCGGTCCAACCTCGGATCGCTCCTTTCGAGGCCGGTCTCCATGTCCGACCGTTACCGCCCGTTTCCGTGGATTTCCCGAATTCGAGATCAACCGTCGTGGAGGCACGAAAATGTTCCGAAAATGTCTATCCGCACTTTGGGTTCCGGCGCTTCTGCTGACCTGCGGAATCGCCTTTGCCGTGACGCCCTTCGAAGTCTTCGACGGGAGCGTCCTCAACCAGGTGATCAAGCGCAACAAGCTGATGGTCGGAATGGAAGTAAAATTCTTCCCCTTTGAATACGCTGACGAAAAAGGCCGGCCATTGGGATTCGACGTGGAAATCGCCGGGCTCGCGGCAAAGGAACTGGGCGTGGAACTGGAAATCAAGGACATGGAATTCAGCGGTCTCATCCCCGCTTTGCAGGGCGGCAAGGTGGACATGATCATCTCCGGGATGACGAGGACGCTGACGAGGGCCAAAACGGTGAGCTTTACGCAGGCGTACTTCGAGACGGGGTTGTGTGCCCTGTTGAGCAACAGGAGGGCCCCTGACGTCAAGGACGTCAAGGAGTTGAACGCCCCGGGCCGGGTGATCGCCGTCAAGCTCGGCACCACCGGGGACCTGGTTACGGCGAAGATGTTTCCCGAGGCACAGGTCAACCGTTACAAGGAAGAGACGGCATGCGTGCGAGAAGTGGTGACGGGAAGGGCCGACGCGTTCCTCTACGATCAACTGTCCATCGGCAAGCATCACAAGGAAAATCCCGATACGACTCACGCCGTGCTGACGCCGTTCACCTACGAACCTTTTGCCATAGCGATCCGCAAGGGAGACCCCGATTTTCTGAACTGGCTGAACCAGTTCCTCGAAACCATAAAGGCGGACGGACGCTACCGCGAGCTTCACGAGAAGCACTTTGGCGATATTCTGCGCTGATGCGGACGAAATACTCTCTCATCATCCGCGTGCTCATCGTCCTGGGAACGGGAGGCTGCCTGGTCTTCCTGTTCGGCCGGATCGAGTATCCCTGGAACTGGAGGGTTCCATGGGAATACCGGTGGCTTTTCTTTCGCGGCTTCTACACCACGTTCATTATCGCCGTCGGGGCCACATCGATGGGCTTCTGCCTCGGCGTCTTCGGGGGAATCGCGCGGACTTCCCGGTCGGTCCTGGCCAGGGAGACGGCGATGCTGTACGTGGAGTTCTTTCGAGGCACGCCTCTGCTGATTCAGATCTATATCTTCTATTTCTGTGTGGCGGCGGCCGTACATTACGACAATCCGGTGATCATCGGCATGTTCTCTCTGGCCGTGTTTTCAGGCGCCTATATCACGGAGATGGTGAGAGCCGGGATTGAATCCATCGACCGGGGTCAGATCGAGGCCGCCATGTCCACCGGCTTGAACGACTGGGAAACCATGCGATACGTCGTCTTCCCTCAAGCCTTCCGGCGAATCATTCCCCCCGTCGCAGGCCAGTTCGTCTCCGTTATCAAGGATTCGTCCCTGCTCTCGGTGATTTCCGTGCGCGAGCTGACCAAGGCGTCGGAAATCATCAACGCAACCACCTACAAGACTTTCGAGGCCTACTTGCCGCTGGCTGCGCTATACCTTATCATTACGTATCCGCTTTCCTATCTGACCCAGCGCCTCGAACAAAAAATCAAGCACGATTGAACGATTCACCGGGTAGGGCAGGGAAACCGCCGCCTCGAAGGGAAAAGACAATGAAAAACAAATCCGGTCGGAACGCCGTTACCCAGCTCAAGGCAACGAAACTGATCAAGAGCTTTGTGGAGGGCATGAAACTGGAAACCCTCGACGACCTGATCGCGCTGAAGGTCAAGATGCGCTCCGTTCTCAACACCATTCCCTACGAGGAATCCATTG from Syntrophobacter fumaroxidans MPOB includes these protein-coding regions:
- a CDS encoding transporter substrate-binding domain-containing protein, whose protein sequence is MFRKCLSALWVPALLLTCGIAFAVTPFEVFDGSVLNQVIKRNKLMVGMEVKFFPFEYADEKGRPLGFDVEIAGLAAKELGVELEIKDMEFSGLIPALQGGKVDMIISGMTRTLTRAKTVSFTQAYFETGLCALLSNRRAPDVKDVKELNAPGRVIAVKLGTTGDLVTAKMFPEAQVNRYKEETACVREVVTGRADAFLYDQLSIGKHHKENPDTTHAVLTPFTYEPFAIAIRKGDPDFLNWLNQFLETIKADGRYRELHEKHFGDILR
- a CDS encoding amino acid ABC transporter permease, with amino-acid sequence MRTKYSLIIRVLIVLGTGGCLVFLFGRIEYPWNWRVPWEYRWLFFRGFYTTFIIAVGATSMGFCLGVFGGIARTSRSVLARETAMLYVEFFRGTPLLIQIYIFYFCVAAAVHYDNPVIIGMFSLAVFSGAYITEMVRAGIESIDRGQIEAAMSTGLNDWETMRYVVFPQAFRRIIPPVAGQFVSVIKDSSLLSVISVRELTKASEIINATTYKTFEAYLPLAALYLIITYPLSYLTQRLEQKIKHD